The genomic segment CTTGGTGGCGGCAGGCCTTCGCTCTATCGCATGCTGCCATCTTCCGATCGCGATCATGCTTCAGGTTCTTGTTTTCACGCATGTCCCTGGCGCAAGAGCGCCGCATATGTCTGCGCGCCATGAGGTTCTTTCCCGGCGCATGCCGTGATCGCAAAACCGTTAAACACTTTTGCGCGACATGCGGTTGTTCCTGGAGCATGTCGTCATCGCAAAACCGTTAAACACTTTTGCGCGACATGCTCTAATCGATTTTTGCGCCGAAGGATACCGGCAGGATCATATCGGTTACAGGCGCCCGTCAAGCGCCAGGCGATAGGCCGCGGCGGTTTCCTCGGCGCAGCGCTGCCAGCTGAACTGCGCGGCCCGCGCCAGTCCGTCCCGTTGCGCGCCCTGACGCCAGGCCTCGTCGAAAAGCCCCTGTTCGATTCCGCGCGTCATCGCGTCAATATCGTCGGGCGCCGCATAGAGCACCGCCTCGCCGCCCACTTCCGGCAGACAGGAGGCAGGCGAGGTCATGACCGGAACCCCCGATGCCATGGCCTCCAGCACCGGCAGGCCGAACCCTTCATACCATGAGGGAAAGACAAACAGGGCTGCCCCCGCGAGCAGTTCCGGCAGATGATCATTGGAGACGAAGCCGAGATAGCGGATCCAGCCCTCCCGCTGGCCGCGCGCGATGCGCTCCAGAATATCCTCGTTGTTCCAGCCCTTATAGCCGGACAAAACGAGCGGACGGCGCAGCCGAACGGCAAGCGGCAGGGCCGCATAGGCCTCGATCAGATTGGCGAGGTTCTTGCGCGGCTCGATCGTCCCTGCATAAAAGGCATAGCCGCCATGGACGAGATCGTAGAGGGACAGCGTCGCGGCGGTCTCCTGCGCCGTGCGGGGGCGAAATTCCGCGCCGCAGGCCAGTTTCGCAACGCTGATCCGGTCTGGCGCATAGCCGAAATGCGACACGATCTCGGCCTTGATGTAATCGGAATCCGTCACGATCCGGCTGACCCGCTTCATCGATTCCTCCACCTCGCGGCTGAGATAGAAGACGCGCTCGCGCGGATGGAAATGCGGCATGGTGAAGACCGACAGGTCGTGGATGGTCATCACCGAGACGCCGGGAAAGCGCGGCACATAGAAATTCGTGCCGTGATAGATATGGTTTTCAAGCCCGGCAAAGGGCGAGGTCTCGCTGCGCGATTTCAAGAAACGGTAGAGATCCACCACCATCTGATTGCGCGCCAGCACCCGCTTCAGCCGCTGCACCGGTCCGGTGGCGGCCCGTTCGGCAGCCTGCGAGCTGAGCGATTGCGCATCGGGCAGATGATCGAGGAAGCGCTCGCCATTATACAGGCGAACGGCCTCCACCAGAGGCAGATGCGGCAGATGGCGGGCAAGTTCATAGGTATATCGGCCAATACCCGTCAGCGGATATTTGACCGATTGCACCGACAGGACGACATCCATGCGGATCGCTAGCTCCGCCGGCCGTCTGAGGCGAGCGGCGTCATCATTTTTCCTTCATGCTCTTATGGAAGGAATCGATGAGCGGCTTCGTCAGATATTGCGCAAAGGTGCGCTCGCCGGTGGAAATGATCACGTCGACCGGCATGCCCGCGACGATGCGACCCTTGATTTCCGGCGGAACATTCTGGTCATCGACCCGCACCAGGGCCTGGTAATAGGCTTCGCGATTGCCTTCCGGCTGAATGACATCCCTGCCGAGCACCGACACTTCGCCGTAGATGGCCGGCGTCGTCTTGGACGAGAAGGCCGAGAAGCGAACTTCCACCTTGGCATCCGAGGTGACACTGTCGATATCGATCGGCCGAACCTGCGCATTGACGAGAAGGTCGTCATCCAGCGGCACGATATCCAGCAGCTGCTCGGCCGGACGAATGACGCCATTGGTCGTATGGACCCGGATATTCTGGACCATGCCGCGAACCGGTGCGCGCACGGTGGTGCGCTCCAGCACGTCCTTGGCCACGCGGGCCCTTTCGCGGACCTCCTCGATCTGGTCGCGGACTTCCTTGTGCTCGCTCACGGCCTTGTCGGCAAATTCCTGCTTGGTCTGGACGATCTGCAGCTCGGTTTCGCTGATCGTCTCGCGGATCCGCGCCAGATCGACATCCGCCTCGCCCCTGACCCTTTGCATTTCCAGCTGCTGACGCGTCATCTGCGAGAGCTGGTTGATCGCCACGGCCCCATTCTTCAGGCCATTGTTCATGCGGTCCATTTCCTCGTTCATCGAGGCGACCTGCTTGTCGATGGCCTTCAGCTGGTTCGACAAACCGTCCGTGGCCTTGGACAGCTGCTCGATGCGCGACTTCAGAATGGCCACCTGGCCGTCCCGCGTCTTCATGCGCGTTTCGAGAATGTTCTGCTGCAGCGACATGGCCGCCTTGGCTTCCGGCTGCTGGCTATTCAGCAGGCTCTCGGGGAATTCGATCCGGTCGCCACCCTTGGCTTCCGCCACAAGACGGGCCTCGGCAGCCTGCAGATAGAGAAGCTTGGTGCTCCAGACGGTATAATTGCCCATGGCCTGGGTCGGGTCGAGCTTGATCAGAATATCGCCCTGATTGACGACATCGCCTTCCTTGATGACGATATCGGAGACGATCCCGCCTTCCAGATGCTGGATCGTCTTGCGATTGCCCTCGACGGATACGACACCATGGGCAACGACACCGCTGGCCAAAGGTGCGGTTGCCGCCCAGGTCCCGAAAACGCCGAAGCCCAGGAACACGGATGCATAGCCGGCCGCGATATAGGGCCGTGGAGAAAAGGAACGCTTGGTGACAGGCTTTGATGTCGTCATCTCGGACATTGACTTCCTTCTGGCGCCGTCATGCGCCGGTGTTCTTCACTTCTCAAGGGTCTCGGCTCTCAATCCTGGCGCCCAATGCAGGCCCTCGGCACCATGAACCCAATCCAAGGCGAAACTTAGGATGCGACGCTGCGCTCCGAAGAAGCCTCGGCCGGCGCCAGCTGCTGCTGCTGCGGCGGCGCACTGACCGGCGCCACGGCAGGCTTGGGCTGCAGAAGGTCGCGCGTTGCGCCAAAGCCCTGCATGCGTCCCTGCGCCAGGACGAGCGTCTTGTCCGACATGGCGACCAGGCTCATCTTGTGGCTGACGAACAGGATGCTCTTGCCCATCGCCTTCAGGTGGATGATGACCTGGTTGAGGGCCTCTTCGCCCTCGCTGTCCAGATTGGCATTGGGTTCGTCCAGCACGATGACGGAGGGTTCGCCGAACAGGGCACGCGCCAATCCGACGCGCTGGCGCTGGCCGCCCGACAGCTGCCGGCCGCCGACGCCGATCTGGGTATCATAGCCATCCGGCAGGTTCTGAATGAGCTGGTGGACATTGGCGAGCTTGGCCGCCTCGATGATCTGCTCGGAGGTCGCATCCTCGCGGAAGCGGGAAATATTCTCGGCGATCGTACCGGCGAAAAGTTCGACATTCTGCGGAAGATAGCCGAGGTGACGGCCGAGCGAATCGGCATCCCAATGCTGGAGTTCGGAGCCGTCGATCCGGATCGTGCCGGCCGCCGGCGGCCACACGCCGACAAGCGCCCGCACCAGGCTCGATTTGCCCGCGCCGCTCGGGCCGACAATGGCCACGGCCTCGCCGGGATTGACGCCGAATGTCACGCTATGCACCAGCGGCGCCTTGGCACCGGGCGCGGCAACGGCCAGCTGCTCGACCAGGAGCGTGCCGGAGGGCGCCGGCAAAGGCAGCTTGTCCTCGTCTTCCGGCATTTCCACGAAGATCTTGTTCAGGCGGTCATAGGCCTGGCGCGCACCGAGAAACTGCTTCCACTGGCCGACCACCTGGTCCACCGGCTGCAGCGCGCGTCCCATCATGATGGAAGCGGCAATGATCGAGCCGGGCGAGATCGCCCCTTCAAGCGCCAGATAGGCGCCGGCGCCGAGGATCACCGTCTGAAGGCCCATGCGCACGAATTTCGACATGGACAGAAGCGCACCGGAGCGGTCGCTGGCAATGGCCTGGCTTTCCAGCATGCCACGATGCATCACGCTCCAGCGCGACCGCAGGCTGTCTTCCATGCCGAGCGCACGGATGACTTCGACATTCTGCAGCGTGGAATTGGAGAAATGCATGGCGCCCTGCCCGGCCATGGTCGCCTGGGACAGGTGCTTCTTCGTCATGAACTCGTTGGCGATGGCAATGGCGAAGATGATGGCCGCGCCGATCAGCGCGATCCAGCCGATCAGCGGATGGAACAGAAAACAGACGGCCAGGAAGATCGGCATCCACGGAAGGTCGCACAGGGCGATCAGGCCGGAGCCGGTCAGGAATTCCCGCAGCCGGTCGATATCCATCAGCGCGAATTCCGAGCGCGACTGCGGATGCTTCAGGGTCGAGCTGATGACGCGGCTGAAGACGCTCTTGGCGATCATCTCGTCGAAGCGGAGCCCCGCCCGGACCAGGACCCGCGAGCGGATCCACTCCAGTATTCCGTAGAGCGCCAGCATGGCCAAAGCAATGACGGTCAGCATGATGAGCGTCATCTCGCTGCGGCTGTGCAGCACGCGATCGTAAACCTGCAGCATGTAGAGCGGACTGACAAACATCAGCACGTTGATCGCGACGCTGAAGGTCATGGTCGCGACGATAATGGTGCGATAGGTTGTCAGGGCCTGCTGAAACGGGTTTATTTTCATAAAGCTATCTTCCAATCGCTGCTGTGTCAGGGCAAATCAGCGCCTAATAGTACCGCCATTTCCTGACCAACGTATCAACATTGTGGCTGATTTGCGATATCAGTCAGCCGGTTGGGACGGAATCTTATGGGGTCATAGCGAAGTTTTATGCAAAGGCAATGCCCGAGGCTGCGTCTTCGACGCCCCGAAGCGCCCATTGCGGAGGATCCGGCGCCTATTTGCGCCGGTTGCGCTTGAACCACCCTGGACCTTCGGCTAGAGGGCTGTGACCGAAATCACCGAGACGACACTCTCTTTGTAGGCCCGCATGGGCAGTTTGACGAAGCAGATGATACTGCTCGACCAGTCAGGAGCATGACGTGACCCGTAAAGCATTGATCACTGGTATCACAGGCCAGGATGGCGCCTATCTCGCCCAGCTTCTGCTGTCGAAAGGATATGAAGTCCTGGGTCTTGCGCGCCGCTCCAGCACGGCCGACGTCAACCTGACGCGCCTGAAATGGCTGCAGATCGAAAAGGACGTGCAGATCGTCGATGGCGACCTCCAGGACCTGTCGGGCCTCGTGCGCAGCGTGACCAGCATCAAGCCGGACGAAGTCTACAATCTGGCTGCCCAGTCCTTCGTCGCCTCGTCCTGGCAGCAGCCGATCCTGACCGGCCAGGTCACCGCCCTTGGCGTGACCAACATGCTCGAGGCCATTCGCCTGGTAAAGCCGGATACCCGGTTCTACCAGGCTTCCTCCTCGGAAATGTACGGCCTGGTGCAGCATCCGATCCAGTCGGAACAGACGCCCTTCTATCCGCGCTCCCCTTATGCGGTCGCCAAGCTCTATGGCCACTGGATCACCGTCAACTACCGCGAGAGCTTCGGCATTCACGCCTCGAGCGGCATTCTCTTCAATCACGAATCGCCGCTGCGCGGCATTGAATTCGTGACCCGCAAGGTGACCGACGGCGTGGCCCGCATCAAGCTCGGCCTCGCCAAGGAGCTTCGGCTGGGCAATACCAGCGCCAAGCGCGACTGGGGCCATGCGCGCGATTACGTCAAAGCCATGTGGCTGATGCTGCAGCAGGACACGGCCGATGATTACGTGGTGGCGACCGGCCGCACCTCCACGGTGCGCACCATGTGCGAAATCGCCTTCGAGCATGTCGGCCTGAACATCGACGACCATCTCGTCATCGACGAGAAACTCTTCCGCCCGGCCGAGGTCGACATTCTTCTCGGCGACCCCGCCAAGGCCAAGGCCAAGCTCGGCTGGGAAGCGGTGACGCCGATGGAAGACCTGATCCGGGAAATGGTGGACGCGGACCTCAAGCGCCTGTCCTGACGGGCTCGGCGCCTTGTCCGCTTTCTTCCGGGGGGGCGTCCCGCCCAGCTCCTCCAGGCTGCGCGCCGCGCCCGAAACCTGATTGAGTTTTGACCCTAGAGGAGCTTCCGCGATGACGAAACGCCGCCTTCTGATCACCGGAGCACAGGGTTTCGTCGGTCGCGCGGTCATGGATCGGGTCGCAAGCCATTATCCCGACGGGTTCGATCCCGTCGATTTCATCGATCCGGAGACG from the Rhizobium sp. SSA_523 genome contains:
- the gmd gene encoding GDP-mannose 4,6-dehydratase, whose protein sequence is MTRKALITGITGQDGAYLAQLLLSKGYEVLGLARRSSTADVNLTRLKWLQIEKDVQIVDGDLQDLSGLVRSVTSIKPDEVYNLAAQSFVASSWQQPILTGQVTALGVTNMLEAIRLVKPDTRFYQASSSEMYGLVQHPIQSEQTPFYPRSPYAVAKLYGHWITVNYRESFGIHASSGILFNHESPLRGIEFVTRKVTDGVARIKLGLAKELRLGNTSAKRDWGHARDYVKAMWLMLQQDTADDYVVATGRTSTVRTMCEIAFEHVGLNIDDHLVIDEKLFRPAEVDILLGDPAKAKAKLGWEAVTPMEDLIREMVDADLKRLS
- a CDS encoding glycosyltransferase family 1 protein — translated: MDVVLSVQSVKYPLTGIGRYTYELARHLPHLPLVEAVRLYNGERFLDHLPDAQSLSSQAAERAATGPVQRLKRVLARNQMVVDLYRFLKSRSETSPFAGLENHIYHGTNFYVPRFPGVSVMTIHDLSVFTMPHFHPRERVFYLSREVEESMKRVSRIVTDSDYIKAEIVSHFGYAPDRISVAKLACGAEFRPRTAQETAATLSLYDLVHGGYAFYAGTIEPRKNLANLIEAYAALPLAVRLRRPLVLSGYKGWNNEDILERIARGQREGWIRYLGFVSNDHLPELLAGAALFVFPSWYEGFGLPVLEAMASGVPVMTSPASCLPEVGGEAVLYAAPDDIDAMTRGIEQGLFDEAWRQGAQRDGLARAAQFSWQRCAEETAAAYRLALDGRL
- a CDS encoding HlyD family type I secretion periplasmic adaptor subunit, producing the protein MSEMTTSKPVTKRSFSPRPYIAAGYASVFLGFGVFGTWAATAPLASGVVAHGVVSVEGNRKTIQHLEGGIVSDIVIKEGDVVNQGDILIKLDPTQAMGNYTVWSTKLLYLQAAEARLVAEAKGGDRIEFPESLLNSQQPEAKAAMSLQQNILETRMKTRDGQVAILKSRIEQLSKATDGLSNQLKAIDKQVASMNEEMDRMNNGLKNGAVAINQLSQMTRQQLEMQRVRGEADVDLARIRETISETELQIVQTKQEFADKAVSEHKEVRDQIEEVRERARVAKDVLERTTVRAPVRGMVQNIRVHTTNGVIRPAEQLLDIVPLDDDLLVNAQVRPIDIDSVTSDAKVEVRFSAFSSKTTPAIYGEVSVLGRDVIQPEGNREAYYQALVRVDDQNVPPEIKGRIVAGMPVDVIISTGERTFAQYLTKPLIDSFHKSMKEK
- a CDS encoding type I secretion system permease/ATPase; translated protein: MKINPFQQALTTYRTIIVATMTFSVAINVLMFVSPLYMLQVYDRVLHSRSEMTLIMLTVIALAMLALYGILEWIRSRVLVRAGLRFDEMIAKSVFSRVISSTLKHPQSRSEFALMDIDRLREFLTGSGLIALCDLPWMPIFLAVCFLFHPLIGWIALIGAAIIFAIAIANEFMTKKHLSQATMAGQGAMHFSNSTLQNVEVIRALGMEDSLRSRWSVMHRGMLESQAIASDRSGALLSMSKFVRMGLQTVILGAGAYLALEGAISPGSIIAASIMMGRALQPVDQVVGQWKQFLGARQAYDRLNKIFVEMPEDEDKLPLPAPSGTLLVEQLAVAAPGAKAPLVHSVTFGVNPGEAVAIVGPSGAGKSSLVRALVGVWPPAAGTIRIDGSELQHWDADSLGRHLGYLPQNVELFAGTIAENISRFREDATSEQIIEAAKLANVHQLIQNLPDGYDTQIGVGGRQLSGGQRQRVGLARALFGEPSVIVLDEPNANLDSEGEEALNQVIIHLKAMGKSILFVSHKMSLVAMSDKTLVLAQGRMQGFGATRDLLQPKPAVAPVSAPPQQQQLAPAEASSERSVAS